In one Pseudomonas sp. Bout1 genomic region, the following are encoded:
- the tatB gene encoding Sec-independent protein translocase protein TatB, giving the protein MFGISFSELLLVGLVALLVLGPERLPGAARTAGLWIGRLKRSFNAIKQEVEREIGADEIRRQLHNEHILSLEQEARKILSPVQETPKPVEPVAEHSIAPPAAPAAVVEPVHAAEPAPAAPVTPTEPAPTPAVSPAPHDPTLPPRAP; this is encoded by the coding sequence ATGTTTGGTATCAGCTTCTCTGAACTGCTCCTCGTCGGCCTCGTGGCCCTGCTGGTACTGGGGCCGGAACGCCTGCCCGGTGCCGCGCGCACGGCCGGCCTGTGGATCGGGCGCCTGAAACGCAGTTTCAACGCCATCAAACAGGAAGTTGAACGGGAAATCGGCGCCGACGAGATTCGCCGGCAACTGCACAACGAACACATTCTGTCGTTGGAGCAGGAGGCACGAAAGATTCTCTCTCCGGTGCAGGAAACGCCCAAGCCGGTTGAACCGGTGGCCGAGCACTCGATTGCGCCGCCCGCCGCACCGGCAGCGGTCGTTGAGCCCGTGCATGCCGCCGAGCCTGCGCCCGCCGCGCCAGTGACCCCGACCGAACCCGCGCCGACGCCTGCCGTGTCGCCCGCGCCCCACGACCCTACATTGCCGCCGCGAGCCCCATGA
- the hisI gene encoding phosphoribosyl-AMP cyclohydrolase has translation MKDWLDEIKWDSDGLVPAIAQDYKTGRVLMMAWMNREALSLTAAENRAIYWSRSRGKLWRKGEESGHVQTLHEMRIDCDADVVILKVEQIGDIACHTGRHSCFYRVFENGEWKTVEPVLKDPHAIYSAGH, from the coding sequence ATGAAAGACTGGCTGGACGAGATCAAGTGGGACAGTGACGGCCTGGTGCCGGCCATTGCCCAGGACTACAAGACCGGGCGTGTATTGATGATGGCCTGGATGAACCGCGAGGCCCTGAGCCTCACGGCCGCCGAGAACCGCGCCATCTACTGGTCACGTTCGCGTGGCAAACTGTGGCGCAAGGGCGAAGAGTCCGGGCACGTGCAAACCCTGCACGAGATGCGTATCGACTGCGACGCCGATGTGGTGATTCTCAAGGTCGAGCAGATTGGCGACATCGCCTGTCACACCGGCCGTCACAGCTGCTTCTACCGCGTGTTCGAGAACGGCGAGTGGAAGACCGTCGAGCCCGTACTCAAAGACCCGCACGCTATCTATTCGGCAGGACACTGA
- a CDS encoding ubiquinone biosynthesis accessory factor UbiJ, translating to MLFAGLLASVEHGLNRVLRLDSTALARLAHLNGKIIAVDCTSPALQLFILPSDEGLLLATHWAADADCTLRASGSSLLRLALSGNKTAILHGPDVELEGDSAVLMDLAAVLQDLELDWEYELSRWLGPVATQLISGHLRSRTRWYQQGFASLNQNLAEYLSEESRTLVGQREAQARFRELDQAKLDLERLEARFERLSRSLDSSDNA from the coding sequence ATGCTGTTCGCAGGCCTTCTCGCCAGCGTTGAACACGGCCTCAACCGTGTGCTGCGCCTGGACAGCACCGCCCTGGCGCGGCTGGCGCACCTGAACGGCAAGATCATCGCCGTCGATTGCACGAGCCCCGCCTTGCAGCTGTTTATCCTGCCCAGCGATGAAGGCCTGTTGCTGGCGACCCACTGGGCCGCCGACGCCGACTGCACCCTGCGTGCTTCCGGTTCAAGCCTGCTGCGCCTGGCTCTGAGCGGGAACAAGACGGCGATCCTCCACGGCCCGGACGTGGAACTTGAAGGCGACAGCGCGGTGCTGATGGACCTGGCCGCCGTGCTGCAGGACCTGGAACTGGACTGGGAATACGAGCTGTCCCGCTGGCTCGGCCCGGTGGCCACGCAACTGATCAGCGGTCACCTGCGCAGCCGCACGCGCTGGTACCAGCAGGGTTTTGCCAGCCTGAACCAGAACCTCGCCGAATACCTGAGCGAAGAATCGCGCACCCTGGTCGGACAACGGGAAGCGCAAGCGCGTTTTCGCGAGCTCGACCAGGCCAAACTCGACCTGGAACGACTTGAGGCGCGCTTCGAACGCCTTAGCCGCTCCCTTGATTCAAGCGATAACGCATGA
- a CDS encoding methyl-accepting chemotaxis protein: protein MFRPLTRLLGNISISFKLALGFGLVLSLSLMIAATGWQALNASLDRSQKLTILSQLAVVGEELRADRIVYRTLNDPASLAKIGLHMDRIDQHLVDLSPRFTDPVNQQQLQESRRFVTSFKTALSGLDGLIKQRENAREQLKRSSVQSSDSLSELSSNLPNQDDEKALDAVEQLRQAMEQAEDRALSPAWAAASLDAYANAVNDALAALGGAQAVVDTLPVDASALKNVLLDYRTQLTRLKDAQLSTETIQNQLEQWLDQLLKESDLLGQDQTAKRDKEASLARTVLLNVTGAALLLGIAAAWLIAGQIVAPLRQALHVANRIAEGDLSHHIQTSRQDELGQLQRSIGQMTLNLRGLIGGIGDSARQIASAAEQLSAVTEQTRAGVDGQKQETEQVATAMNEMLATSQEVARHAEQASLAATEADRQAGQGDRVVAEAIAHIEHLAQEMARSSQAMQGLQQESRKIGSVLEVIKSVSEQTNLLALNAAIEAARAGEAGRGFAVVADEVRSLAQRTQQSAEEIEELISGLHRGTQHVADIMDNSRSLTDNSVQLTRRAGDALAGITRTVSVIQEMNPQIAAAAEEQTAVAEEINRSVLKVKDVSEQTAAASQETAAASIELARLGSDLQVWVGKFKV, encoded by the coding sequence ATGTTTCGTCCACTGACCCGCCTGCTGGGAAACATCAGCATCAGCTTCAAACTTGCCCTGGGCTTCGGCCTCGTGCTCAGTCTAAGCCTCATGATCGCGGCCACAGGCTGGCAAGCCTTGAACGCCTCTCTTGATCGATCACAAAAACTCACGATCCTCTCGCAATTGGCCGTCGTCGGCGAAGAGTTGCGCGCTGATCGTATTGTCTATCGCACCCTGAACGACCCGGCCAGCCTGGCAAAGATAGGCTTGCACATGGACAGGATCGACCAACATCTGGTGGATCTTTCCCCGAGGTTTACCGACCCGGTCAACCAACAACAATTGCAGGAAAGCCGCCGCTTTGTCACCAGTTTCAAAACCGCCTTGAGCGGCCTGGATGGCCTGATCAAACAACGCGAGAACGCCCGCGAACAGCTCAAGCGCAGTTCTGTCCAGAGCAGTGACAGCCTTTCTGAACTGTCCAGCAACCTGCCCAACCAAGACGATGAGAAAGCTCTCGACGCGGTGGAGCAATTGCGCCAGGCCATGGAGCAAGCCGAAGACCGGGCCCTCAGCCCCGCCTGGGCCGCCGCCTCACTGGACGCTTATGCCAACGCCGTGAATGACGCGCTGGCGGCACTCGGTGGCGCTCAAGCCGTTGTAGACACACTGCCGGTTGATGCCAGCGCCCTGAAAAACGTCCTGCTCGACTATAGGACTCAACTGACACGCCTCAAGGATGCCCAGCTCTCCACCGAAACCATCCAGAACCAGCTTGAGCAGTGGCTGGATCAGTTGCTCAAGGAAAGCGACCTGCTGGGCCAGGACCAAACCGCCAAGCGTGACAAGGAAGCCAGCCTCGCCCGCACCGTGCTGCTCAACGTCACTGGCGCCGCGCTATTGCTCGGTATCGCCGCCGCCTGGCTGATTGCCGGCCAGATCGTCGCGCCGCTGCGCCAGGCCCTGCACGTGGCCAACCGGATTGCCGAAGGTGACCTGAGCCACCACATCCAGACCTCGCGCCAGGATGAACTGGGGCAGCTGCAACGCAGCATCGGGCAAATGACCCTCAACCTGCGGGGCTTGATCGGTGGCATCGGCGACAGCGCCCGACAGATCGCCAGCGCCGCCGAGCAATTGTCGGCCGTCACCGAGCAGACCCGCGCCGGGGTTGACGGCCAGAAGCAGGAAACCGAACAAGTGGCCACCGCCATGAACGAGATGCTTGCCACTTCCCAGGAAGTCGCGCGCCATGCCGAGCAAGCCTCATTGGCCGCCACCGAGGCCGATCGGCAGGCGGGCCAGGGTGATCGGGTGGTGGCTGAGGCCATTGCCCACATTGAGCACCTGGCCCAGGAGATGGCCCGTTCAAGCCAGGCCATGCAAGGGTTGCAACAGGAGAGCCGGAAGATCGGCAGCGTGCTGGAGGTGATCAAGTCGGTGTCGGAACAGACTAATTTGCTGGCCCTCAACGCCGCGATCGAAGCGGCCCGCGCCGGCGAGGCAGGCAGAGGTTTTGCCGTAGTCGCCGATGAAGTGCGCAGCCTGGCGCAACGCACCCAGCAATCGGCCGAGGAAATCGAGGAGTTGATCAGCGGCCTGCACCGGGGCACGCAACACGTCGCCGATATCATGGACAACAGTCGCAGCCTCACCGACAACAGCGTGCAACTGACCCGCCGCGCAGGCGATGCGCTGGCTGGCATCACCCGCACTGTGTCAGTAATCCAGGAGATGAACCCGCAGATTGCCGCTGCCGCAGAGGAACAAACAGCGGTGGCCGAGGAGATCAACCGCAGTGTGCTGAAGGTCAAGGATGTGTCGGAACAAACCGCAGCCGCGAGTCAGGAGACGGCGGCGGCCAGTATCGAACTGGCGCGCCTGGGTTCGGACTTGCAGGTGTGGGTGGGCAAGTTCAAGGTCTAG
- a CDS encoding phosphoribosyl-ATP diphosphatase → MSDTLNRVAQVLEDRKGAAADSSYVASLYHKGLNKILEKLGEESVETIIAAKDAQISGDCSDVIYETADLWFHSLVMLAQLGQHPQAVLDELDRRFGLSGHAEKASRPSA, encoded by the coding sequence ATGAGCGATACCCTGAACCGTGTGGCCCAGGTGCTGGAAGACCGCAAGGGCGCGGCCGCCGACAGCTCCTACGTCGCCAGCCTGTACCACAAGGGCCTGAACAAGATTCTGGAAAAACTCGGCGAAGAGTCCGTCGAGACGATTATTGCTGCCAAGGACGCGCAAATCAGCGGCGACTGCAGCGACGTGATCTACGAAACTGCCGACTTGTGGTTCCACAGTCTGGTCATGCTCGCCCAACTGGGGCAGCATCCACAGGCAGTGCTTGATGAACTGGACCGTCGCTTCGGCTTGTCCGGGCATGCCGAAAAGGCCTCGCGCCCGTCCGCCTGA
- a CDS encoding methyl-accepting chemotaxis protein, with the protein MQSMTVGLRELIGGISDGVTQIASAAEQLSAVTEQTSAGVNSQKVETDQVATAMNEMAATVQEVARNAEEACEAAVAADQQAREGDRVVGEAIAQIERLAGEVGNSTAAMGHLKRESDKIGSVLDVIKAVAQQTNLLALNAAIEAARAGEAGRGFAVVADEVRSLAQRTQKSTEEIEELIVGLQNGTQQVATIMDNSRGLTDSSVELTRRAGNALGNITRTVSAIQAMNQQIATAAEQQSAVAEEINRSVLNVRDVSEQTSAASEETAASSAELARLGVYLQSLVGRFKV; encoded by the coding sequence ATGCAGAGCATGACCGTGGGCCTGCGGGAACTGATCGGCGGCATCAGCGACGGTGTCACCCAAATTGCCAGCGCTGCCGAGCAACTGTCGGCGGTCACCGAACAGACCAGCGCCGGGGTCAACAGCCAAAAGGTCGAGACCGACCAAGTGGCCACCGCCATGAACGAAATGGCCGCCACCGTGCAGGAAGTTGCGCGTAACGCCGAGGAAGCTTGCGAAGCGGCTGTAGCCGCTGACCAGCAGGCCCGTGAAGGCGACCGGGTGGTCGGTGAGGCCATCGCCCAGATAGAGCGCCTGGCCGGCGAGGTGGGCAACTCTACCGCGGCCATGGGCCATCTCAAGCGCGAGAGCGACAAGATTGGCAGCGTGCTCGACGTGATCAAGGCCGTGGCCCAGCAAACCAACCTGCTCGCCCTCAACGCGGCGATTGAAGCGGCGCGTGCCGGCGAAGCCGGGCGTGGTTTTGCGGTAGTGGCCGATGAAGTGCGCAGCCTGGCCCAGCGTACCCAGAAGTCCACGGAGGAAATCGAAGAGTTGATCGTCGGCCTGCAAAACGGCACACAGCAAGTGGCAACCATCATGGACAACAGCCGCGGCCTCACCGACAGCAGCGTCGAGCTGACTCGCCGGGCAGGTAATGCACTGGGCAACATCACGCGCACAGTGTCGGCCATTCAGGCGATGAACCAGCAGATAGCCACCGCCGCCGAGCAACAAAGCGCCGTGGCCGAAGAGATCAACCGCAGTGTGCTCAACGTGCGGGACGTTTCCGAACAGACGTCGGCGGCCAGCGAAGAGACCGCCGCTTCCAGTGCCGAGCTGGCGCGCCTGGGGGTTTACCTGCAAAGCCTGGTAGGTCGCTTCAAGGTTTGA
- the tatC gene encoding twin-arginine translocase subunit TatC: protein MSADKPETDQHMPLVSHLTELRTRLLRCVAAIFIIFAGLFAFTQQIYTFVSTPLRNYLPAGATMIATDVSSPFLTPLKLTMMVSLFLAIPVILHQIWGFIAPGLYKHEKRIAVPLLVSSILLFYTGMAFAYFLVFPLIFKFFAAATPAGVEMMTDITSYLDFVMTLFFAFGVAFEIPVAVVLLVWIGVVDVKYLKKIRPYVVIGCFVVGMILTPPDIFSQTLLAVPMWMLFEIGILFGSLVSKRGDHPDDQPADDDQPPATQP, encoded by the coding sequence ATGAGCGCTGATAAACCGGAAACCGACCAGCACATGCCACTGGTCTCGCACCTCACCGAGTTGCGCACCCGCCTGCTGCGTTGTGTCGCGGCGATCTTCATCATCTTTGCCGGGCTGTTTGCCTTCACCCAGCAGATCTACACGTTCGTCTCCACGCCGCTGCGCAATTACTTGCCGGCTGGCGCGACGATGATCGCCACCGACGTGTCCTCGCCGTTCCTCACGCCGTTGAAGCTGACGATGATGGTCTCGCTGTTCCTGGCGATCCCGGTGATCCTGCATCAGATCTGGGGCTTTATTGCGCCGGGCCTGTACAAGCATGAGAAACGCATCGCCGTGCCGCTGCTGGTGTCGAGCATCCTGCTGTTCTACACCGGCATGGCCTTCGCCTACTTCCTGGTGTTCCCGTTGATCTTCAAATTCTTCGCCGCCGCGACGCCGGCCGGTGTGGAAATGATGACCGACATCACCAGCTACCTCGATTTCGTGATGACGCTGTTCTTTGCCTTTGGCGTGGCGTTTGAAATCCCGGTGGCCGTGGTGCTGCTGGTGTGGATCGGCGTGGTCGACGTCAAGTACCTGAAGAAGATCCGCCCGTACGTGGTCATCGGCTGCTTCGTGGTCGGCATGATCCTGACCCCGCCGGACATCTTCTCCCAGACCCTGCTGGCCGTGCCGATGTGGATGCTGTTCGAGATCGGCATCCTGTTTGGCAGCCTGGTGAGCAAGCGTGGCGACCACCCGGATGACCAACCCGCCGACGACGACCAGCCGCCAGCGACCCAGCCGTGA
- the ubiE gene encoding bifunctional demethylmenaquinone methyltransferase/2-methoxy-6-polyprenyl-1,4-benzoquinol methylase UbiE — translation MTDQRKGSDAEPTTHFGFKNVPESQKAEKVAEVFHSVAAKYDLMNDVLSGGMHRLWKRFTIELSGVRTGNRVLDIAGGTGDLAAKFSKLVGPTGQVVLADINGSMLKVGRDRLLDKGVAGNIEFVQADAEKLPFPDNHFDCVTIAFGLRNVTHKEDALRSMLRVLKPGGRLLVLEFSKPTNALMSKVYDTYSFAFMPLMGKLITNDAESYRYLAESIRMHPNQETLKSMMVEAGFDRVTYHNMTSGIVALHRGIKP, via the coding sequence ATGACTGATCAGCGCAAAGGCAGCGATGCCGAACCCACCACTCACTTCGGCTTCAAGAACGTCCCGGAAAGCCAGAAAGCGGAAAAAGTCGCCGAGGTGTTCCATTCGGTAGCCGCCAAGTACGACTTGATGAACGACGTGCTGTCCGGCGGCATGCACCGCCTGTGGAAGCGCTTCACCATCGAGTTGTCGGGCGTACGCACCGGCAACCGCGTACTGGATATCGCCGGCGGCACGGGCGACCTGGCCGCCAAGTTCTCCAAGCTGGTGGGCCCCACCGGCCAAGTGGTATTGGCCGACATCAACGGCTCGATGCTCAAGGTCGGGCGGGACCGCCTGTTGGACAAAGGCGTGGCGGGCAATATCGAGTTCGTCCAGGCCGACGCTGAAAAGCTGCCGTTCCCGGACAACCATTTCGACTGCGTGACCATCGCCTTCGGCCTGCGTAACGTGACCCACAAGGAAGACGCGCTGCGCTCCATGCTGCGCGTACTCAAGCCCGGCGGTCGCCTGCTGGTGCTGGAGTTCTCCAAGCCGACCAACGCGCTGATGTCCAAGGTCTACGACACCTACTCGTTCGCCTTCATGCCGTTGATGGGCAAGCTGATCACCAATGACGCCGAAAGCTACCGCTACCTGGCCGAATCGATCCGCATGCACCCGAACCAGGAAACCCTGAAGTCGATGATGGTAGAGGCCGGTTTCGACCGGGTGACCTACCACAACATGACCTCGGGCATCGTCGCCCTGCACCGCGGCATCAAGCCCTGA
- a CDS encoding polyhydroxyalkanoic acid system family protein, with translation MARIQVERAHTLGKDAAREKADKLASKLKDQYGLESSWAGDTLNLKRSGVKGTVKVAEDSLRIEVELGLLMSAMSGTIKSEIEKALDKALA, from the coding sequence ATGGCCCGTATACAGGTTGAACGTGCTCATACACTGGGCAAAGACGCTGCCCGCGAAAAAGCCGACAAGTTGGCGAGCAAACTCAAGGATCAATATGGCCTGGAGTCTTCGTGGGCCGGCGACACACTGAATCTCAAACGCTCGGGCGTTAAAGGCACGGTGAAAGTGGCTGAAGATTCCCTGCGGATTGAAGTCGAACTCGGCCTGTTGATGTCGGCCATGAGTGGCACCATCAAGTCCGAAATCGAGAAGGCGCTGGATAAAGCCCTGGCCTGA
- a CDS encoding twin-arginine translocase TatA/TatE family subunit: MGIFDWKHWIVILVVVVLVFGTKKLKNLGTDVGESIKGFRKAMNDDEKPADPVVNPVPPAQPVHPQATQPITERRTFDVQAEHVKEQNQKDS; this comes from the coding sequence ATGGGCATTTTTGACTGGAAACACTGGATCGTCATTCTTGTGGTCGTTGTGCTGGTGTTCGGCACCAAGAAACTGAAAAACCTCGGCACCGACGTTGGTGAGTCGATCAAGGGCTTTCGCAAGGCCATGAACGACGACGAAAAGCCTGCCGACCCGGTCGTCAACCCGGTGCCACCGGCGCAGCCTGTACACCCGCAGGCCACTCAGCCGATCACTGAACGTCGCACCTTCGACGTACAGGCCGAGCACGTCAAAGAGCAGAACCAAAAAGACTCGTGA
- the ubiB gene encoding ubiquinone biosynthesis regulatory protein kinase UbiB, with protein sequence MKLLAVRRLFRIQRVVIRYRLDDLLFALPLPWFLLAVRYVLPWRWFPRKTLDLSRGARLRLALQDLGPIFIKFGQILSTRRDLLPEDIADELMLLQDRVPPFDSQLAVTLIEEQLGKKISEVFSRFDIAPLASASVAQVHAAQLKSGEEVVVKVIRPGLKPIIGQDLAWLFILARAAERFSADARLLHPVDVVLDYEKTIYDELDLLREAANASQLKRNFEGSQLLYVPQVYWDWCRPKVLVMERIYGVQVTDLATLADQRTDMKMLAERGVEIFFTQVFRDSFFHADMHPGNIFVSTVNPWSPQYIAIDCGIVGSLTPEDQDYLARNLFAFFKRDYRRVAQLHIDSGWVPAETKLNEFEAAIRTVCEPIFEKPLKDISFGQVLMRLFQTARRFNMEVQPQLVLLQKTLLNIEGLGRQLYPDLDLWNTAQPFLERWMRDRISPKTLLGNLQSQVEQLPHLANMTRDLLERMSQPHAKDPPPPWHKRKDDWFLRLLGAAHLVGGTILAAGGPLNELGHWPAGIMVAVGVYLIVRR encoded by the coding sequence ATGAAGCTGCTCGCCGTCCGCCGTTTGTTTCGTATCCAGCGCGTCGTAATCCGCTACCGCCTCGATGACCTGCTGTTCGCCCTGCCGCTGCCGTGGTTTCTGCTGGCGGTGCGCTATGTGCTGCCGTGGCGCTGGTTCCCGCGCAAAACCCTCGACCTGAGCCGTGGCGCACGCCTGCGCCTGGCGTTGCAGGACCTGGGGCCGATCTTCATCAAGTTCGGGCAGATCCTCTCCACCCGCCGCGACCTGTTGCCCGAAGACATCGCCGACGAACTGATGCTGTTGCAGGACCGCGTGCCGCCGTTCGACTCGCAACTGGCAGTTACGCTGATTGAAGAACAGCTGGGCAAGAAGATCAGCGAAGTGTTCAGCCGCTTCGACATCGCGCCGCTGGCTTCGGCCTCGGTGGCCCAAGTGCACGCCGCGCAGCTCAAAAGCGGCGAAGAAGTGGTGGTGAAGGTGATCCGCCCGGGCCTCAAGCCGATCATCGGCCAGGACCTGGCGTGGCTGTTCATCCTCGCCCGCGCCGCCGAGCGTTTCTCGGCCGATGCGCGCCTGCTGCACCCGGTGGACGTGGTGCTGGACTACGAAAAAACCATCTACGACGAACTCGACCTGCTGCGCGAAGCGGCCAACGCCAGCCAGCTCAAGCGCAACTTCGAAGGCTCGCAACTGCTGTACGTGCCGCAAGTCTATTGGGACTGGTGCCGCCCGAAAGTGCTGGTGATGGAGCGCATCTACGGCGTGCAGGTCACCGACCTCGCGACCCTGGCTGACCAGCGCACCGACATGAAGATGCTCGCCGAGCGCGGTGTGGAGATCTTCTTCACCCAAGTGTTCCGCGACAGCTTCTTCCACGCCGACATGCACCCCGGCAACATCTTTGTCAGCACCGTGAACCCGTGGAGCCCGCAGTACATCGCGATCGACTGCGGCATCGTCGGCAGCCTGACCCCGGAAGACCAGGATTACCTGGCGCGCAACCTGTTCGCCTTCTTCAAGCGGGACTACCGCCGCGTGGCGCAGTTGCACATCGATTCGGGCTGGGTGCCGGCTGAAACCAAACTCAACGAATTCGAAGCGGCGATCCGCACCGTGTGCGAGCCGATCTTCGAAAAACCGTTAAAAGATATTTCCTTCGGCCAGGTGCTGATGCGTCTGTTCCAGACGGCGCGGCGCTTCAACATGGAAGTACAGCCACAGCTGGTTCTGCTGCAAAAGACTCTGCTGAATATCGAAGGCCTGGGCCGCCAGTTGTACCCGGACCTCGACCTGTGGAACACCGCCCAGCCGTTCCTTGAACGCTGGATGCGTGACCGTATCAGCCCGAAAACCCTGCTGGGCAACCTGCAAAGTCAGGTCGAGCAACTGCCGCACCTGGCCAACATGACCCGCGACCTGCTGGAGCGCATGTCCCAGCCCCACGCCAAGGACCCACCGCCGCCATGGCACAAGCGCAAGGACGACTGGTTCCTGCGCCTGCTGGGCGCCGCGCACCTGGTGGGCGGTACGATACTCGCCGCCGGTGGTCCGCTGAATGAACTGGGCCATTGGCCGGCTGGCATTATGGTCGCCGTGGGCGTGTATCTGATCGTGCGTCGATAG
- a CDS encoding 16S rRNA (uracil(1498)-N(3))-methyltransferase, giving the protein MNLLLLEEADFIAADRVVLRDRRLVHMQEVHRAAVGDSLRVGRIGGLMGNAQLLRLEDREAELQVTFDQPPPAKLPLTLLLALPRPKMLRRVLQTVASMGVPRVVLVNSYRVEKSFWQTPFLEPEAIREQLILGLEQSRDTVLPEIVIEKRFKPFVEDRLPALAQGTLGLVGHPGDYPPCPRGLDEPVTLAIGPEGGWIPYEVDLLAKAGLQPVQLGARILRVETAVTALLSRLF; this is encoded by the coding sequence GTGAACCTGCTGCTGCTTGAGGAGGCCGACTTTATCGCGGCCGACCGGGTGGTGCTGCGTGATCGGCGCCTGGTGCATATGCAGGAAGTCCACCGCGCCGCCGTTGGCGACAGCCTGCGTGTCGGACGCATTGGCGGGTTGATGGGTAATGCGCAGTTGCTGCGCCTGGAAGACCGTGAAGCCGAGCTGCAAGTCACCTTTGACCAGCCGCCGCCGGCCAAGCTGCCCCTGACCTTGCTGCTGGCCCTGCCCCGCCCGAAAATGCTGCGCCGGGTGCTGCAAACCGTGGCGTCCATGGGCGTGCCACGGGTGGTACTGGTGAACAGCTATCGCGTGGAGAAGAGTTTCTGGCAGACGCCGTTCCTTGAGCCGGAAGCGATTCGCGAGCAACTGATCCTCGGCCTGGAACAGTCCCGGGACACGGTGCTGCCCGAGATCGTGATCGAAAAACGCTTCAAGCCGTTCGTCGAAGACCGCCTGCCCGCCCTGGCGCAAGGCACCCTCGGCCTGGTTGGCCACCCGGGCGACTATCCGCCCTGCCCACGCGGGCTGGATGAGCCGGTCACCCTGGCCATCGGGCCGGAAGGTGGCTGGATTCCCTACGAAGTGGATTTGTTGGCCAAGGCCGGGTTGCAGCCGGTGCAACTGGGCGCTCGCATCCTGAGAGTCGAAACTGCCGTCACCGCGTTGCTCTCAAGACTCTTCTAA
- a CDS encoding phasin family protein has product MAKVILKKKIATGTNALTDVKSYARKIWLAGLGAYAKVGSEGAEYFKELVKTGQHVESKGKKVVSEQLDAANSQIDQVKSEVFGVKGRVEVQLDKVESAFDSRVGSALNRIGIPSKHDVETLSAKLDELTALLERVARKH; this is encoded by the coding sequence ATGGCCAAAGTTATTTTGAAGAAAAAAATTGCTACCGGAACTAACGCCCTGACCGACGTTAAATCCTATGCCCGCAAGATCTGGCTGGCCGGTTTGGGGGCTTATGCCAAGGTCGGCAGCGAGGGCGCCGAGTACTTCAAGGAACTCGTAAAGACTGGTCAACATGTTGAAAGCAAAGGCAAAAAAGTTGTGAGTGAACAACTTGATGCCGCCAACAGTCAGATTGATCAAGTCAAGAGCGAAGTCTTCGGCGTCAAAGGCCGAGTCGAAGTACAACTGGATAAAGTTGAAAGCGCTTTTGATAGTCGTGTTGGAAGTGCCTTGAATCGGATCGGCATTCCGTCTAAACATGACGTGGAGACACTCTCTGCTAAGCTCGATGAGCTGACGGCATTGCTCGAACGTGTCGCGCGTAAACACTAA